One genomic segment of Arachis duranensis cultivar V14167 chromosome 4, aradu.V14167.gnm2.J7QH, whole genome shotgun sequence includes these proteins:
- the LOC107483605 gene encoding uncharacterized protein LOC107483605 produces MQFADKKFGEFLSELGIKEKFSSVEHSQSNGQVEAANKVILKGLKKRLDQKKGSWADELASVIWSYRTTAQSSTGEAPFRLTYGVDAVIPVEVGELSLRLLLGGRDEAVEKDLIEESRQMAHFTEIMIKQRLALRYNSKVLKRSLEEGDLVLRHNDIGSPTL; encoded by the coding sequence ATGCAGTTTGCCGACAAAAAATTTGGAGAGTTCCTATCCGAGCTAGGAATCAAGGAGAAGTTCTCCTCGGTAGAACATTCACAGAGTAATGGTCAAGTAGAAGCAGCAAATAAAGTCATTCTGAAAGGACTGAAGAAACGACTCGATCAAAAGAAGGGCTCATGGGCAGACGAGCTAGCTTCGGTCATATGGTCTTACAGAACGACCGCCCAGTCATCTACCGGAGAAGCACCATTTCGACTCACCTACGGAGTCGACGCCGTCATCCCAGTCGAGGTCGGGGAGCTGAGTCTAAGGTTACTCCTCGGCGGGAGAGATGAGGCAGTGGAAAAGGATTTGATTGAAGAATCTAGACAGATGGCCCACTTTACGGAAATAATGATTAAGCAAAGGTTAGCCCTGAGGTACAATAGCAAGGTACTAAAAAGAAGTCTCGAAGAAGGCGACCTAGTGTTGCGACACAACGACATAGGATCGCCGACCCTATGA